The following proteins come from a genomic window of Brevibacillus antibioticus:
- a CDS encoding LLM class flavin-dependent oxidoreductase: MRNTVEVYSDFKLPISQDYHLDEILQTMKSLECNHFTGVLLSYKNSTLDPFVVACAVLQHTTTFTPLVAVQPYNMPPHSLAKKVHAICHLYNRRINLNMISGSIKQDLLEVKESLDKKGRYHRLVEYTNIIRKLFASSEPLTWESINYQYDQLTINSALPSEIIPKLFVASGSLSSLAMDAIRSCGDSALMIPDCLDQFLHDFHFPLKDAGLEFGIKINIIARPTADEALQVAKQEKTIFRVRQLFKSQRQQAGMYSLLEKDVFFPRTDMDGDSSLVVGSYDKVTEYLTRYVEYGVRSIIIGNAYTSPEEMKHCGEIIDRLNHCVAAS; this comes from the coding sequence TTGAGAAACACAGTTGAAGTATACAGTGATTTTAAATTGCCAATTTCGCAAGACTATCATTTGGATGAAATATTACAAACCATGAAGAGTCTTGAATGTAATCACTTTACAGGTGTTTTGCTTTCCTATAAGAACAGTACACTTGACCCATTTGTCGTGGCTTGCGCTGTTTTGCAGCATACTACCACATTTACTCCGCTTGTAGCTGTTCAGCCTTACAACATGCCTCCACACTCGCTTGCCAAGAAAGTACACGCGATTTGCCATTTATATAACCGAAGAATCAACTTGAATATGATCAGCGGTTCGATCAAGCAAGATTTGCTGGAAGTAAAAGAGTCATTGGATAAAAAAGGGCGGTATCATCGCCTTGTCGAGTACACCAACATCATCCGCAAGTTGTTTGCCTCATCCGAACCCCTTACATGGGAGAGTATCAATTATCAATACGATCAACTGACTATCAACAGTGCGTTACCGTCAGAGATTATACCAAAGCTTTTCGTCGCTAGCGGTAGTCTCTCATCCTTGGCTATGGATGCAATTCGTTCCTGCGGGGATTCTGCCTTGATGATTCCCGATTGCCTTGATCAGTTTTTGCATGACTTCCACTTTCCACTTAAAGATGCCGGATTAGAGTTTGGAATAAAAATCAACATTATCGCCCGTCCAACTGCAGATGAAGCCCTGCAAGTCGCTAAACAAGAAAAGACGATCTTCCGAGTTCGCCAGTTGTTCAAAAGCCAGCGACAGCAGGCAGGCATGTATTCGCTGTTGGAGAAGGATGTGTTTTTCCCCCGTACGGATATGGATGGTGACTCCTCGTTAGTGGTCGGCAGCTATGACAAAGTAACGGAATATTTGACACGCTATGTGGAATACGGCGTTCGTTCCATCATTATAGGCAATGCTTATACAAGCCCGGAAGAAATGAAGCATTGTGGAGAAATCATCGATCGCCTGAATCACTGTGTCGCGGCCTCCTAA
- the fabD gene encoding ACP S-malonyltransferase → MERIALLFPGQGSQFVGMGKALCDEFPVACATFKEANEVLGYDITQICFQGNHSLLNKIENSLVAMLIYGVAAYRVYQQEIGIKPDLAAGHSLGEYTALVCSGVISYADTLRVVRKRSELAMEVASMGRYSMSLINNLDHMLVARLCERLSSDQQFASIAAINAANQVLIAGDEQAVMSVEDAGIERGGEITPFLMSPPFHCMRMKTAADKLAVELQNLIYYDFAFPVISNVTARPYQHPEEICDNLIQQMTHPVQWQQTYSYMQEQGITTAIEMGPQAIITNLTKQNAPLIKGYSFGKNEERDLVIEARKLSALKYETQNATVSMASYRDFIYSCLVEAVATRNRNWNEEEYQEGVVKPYQMINEIAEEIDRSNAAPSVEQIRQALSHLKTILTTKQLPLDQLQQRLYKIIEETRTSDIFLQNMTEISVDYYKNVDIIRGI, encoded by the coding sequence ATGGAACGCATAGCACTATTATTTCCAGGACAAGGCTCCCAGTTCGTCGGAATGGGAAAAGCTTTATGTGATGAATTTCCAGTTGCATGTGCCACGTTTAAGGAAGCCAATGAAGTTCTGGGATACGACATTACCCAGATTTGTTTTCAAGGTAATCACTCGTTGCTTAACAAAATTGAGAACTCACTTGTTGCCATGTTGATTTATGGAGTAGCCGCTTACCGTGTGTATCAGCAGGAAATAGGTATCAAGCCTGATCTTGCGGCCGGCCATAGTTTGGGTGAGTACACAGCACTGGTATGCAGTGGGGTCATCTCCTATGCGGATACCCTTAGGGTTGTGCGCAAGCGAAGCGAACTGGCAATGGAAGTAGCATCAATGGGTCGCTATAGTATGAGTCTGATCAACAACTTGGATCATATGCTGGTGGCGCGTTTGTGTGAACGACTGTCCTCTGATCAGCAGTTCGCAAGCATCGCAGCGATCAACGCTGCCAATCAAGTATTGATCGCTGGTGACGAGCAGGCCGTAATGAGCGTGGAGGATGCGGGGATCGAGCGAGGGGGAGAGATCACACCATTTTTGATGAGCCCACCGTTTCACTGCATGCGGATGAAGACTGCGGCAGATAAGCTTGCAGTTGAATTGCAAAATCTGATTTATTATGACTTTGCATTTCCTGTGATATCCAACGTAACAGCGCGTCCCTACCAACATCCAGAGGAGATTTGTGACAACCTGATCCAGCAAATGACTCATCCTGTGCAATGGCAACAAACCTATTCATACATGCAAGAGCAGGGTATAACCACCGCGATTGAGATGGGGCCACAAGCTATCATCACTAATCTCACCAAACAAAACGCCCCTCTAATCAAAGGGTATTCCTTCGGAAAAAACGAAGAACGTGATCTGGTGATAGAAGCACGGAAGCTATCTGCCTTAAAATATGAGACCCAGAATGCGACAGTGTCGATGGCGAGCTATCGCGACTTTATTTATAGTTGCCTCGTGGAAGCCGTCGCCACACGCAATCGCAATTGGAATGAGGAAGAATATCAGGAAGGGGTCGTCAAGCCATACCAGATGATTAATGAAATCGCTGAAGAGATAGACCGGAGCAACGCAGCGCCTAGCGTCGAACAAATACGTCAGGCACTGTCCCATTTGAAGACAATCCTAACAACCAAACAGCTTCCTCTAGATCAGCTTCAACAGCGACTTTACAAAATAATAGAAGAAACCCGTACAAGTGATATATTTCTGCAAAATATGACAGAAATTTCTGTTGATTATTACAAAAACGTTGACATAATTCGAGGGATATAA